Proteins from one Gossypium raimondii isolate GPD5lz chromosome 8, ASM2569854v1, whole genome shotgun sequence genomic window:
- the LOC105792785 gene encoding transcription factor MYB58, translating to MAGKGRAPCCDKEKVKRGPWSPSEDLRLITFIQKHGHQNWRALPKQAGLLRCGKSCRLRWINYLRPDVKRGNFTQDEEDTIIRVHATLGNKWSKIASYLPGRTDNEIKNVWNTHLKKRLGSMNGNADKKDESMATSSSSSCVTSMSSFNDKKTNEAFEMAVVSDKANHGSPSEEPEALSSSSISSNVTNSNQVNVSNPEIQEGPLFNFTGCYYNTSEEVNKPETAFDIPLESDLEFWNMLDSLVPFQPEGIQSHNETQCPDFGEAENKWLLYLEQELGLDPKDGGFEAEPLLVPETNGMGTMGHYHNTVQPYEPNSKQ from the exons ATGGCCGGGAAAGGAAGAGCTCCATGTTGTGATAAAGAGAAAGTGAAGAGAGGTCCATGGAGTCCATCTGAGGATCTGAGGCTCATCACTTTTATTCAGAAACATGGTCATCAAAATTGGAGGGCCCTCCCTAAACAAGCTG GCCTATTGAGATGTGGAAAGAGTTGCCGTTTAAGATGGATTAATTACCTAAGACCAGATGTCAAGAGAGGGAACTTCACCCAAGATGAAGAAGACACAATTATAAGGGTACATGCTACATTGGGAAACAa GTGGTCCAAAATAGCATCATATTTACCTGGAAGAACAGATAATGAGATTAAGAATGTGTGGAACACTCATTTGAAGAAGAGATTGGGTTCAATGAATGGAAATGCTGATAAAAAAGATGAATCCATGGCCACATCATCATCGTCTTCATGTGTCACGTCAATGTCATCATTCAATGACAAAAAGACCAACGAGGCATTTGAAATGGCGGTAGTATCAGACAAAGCAAACCATGGCAGCCCGTCTGAGGAGCCGGAAGCCTTGTCGAGTTCTTCAATCTCTTCCAACGTCACTAATTCCAATCAGGTCAATGTTTCAAATCCAGAAATCCAAGAAGGTCCGTTGTTCAACTTCACAGGATGTTATTACAACACATCGGAGGAGGTGAACAAGCCTGAAACCGCCTTTGATATCCCGTTGGAGTCCGATTTGGAGTTCTGGAACATGTTGGATAGCTTAGTACCATTCCAACCCGAAGGAATCCAATCGCATAACGAAACCCAGTGTCCTGATTTCGGAGAAGCCGAAAACAAGTGGTTGCTTTACTTGGAACAAGAACTTGGCCTAGACCCAAAAGATGGTGGTTTTGAGGCTGAGCCACTGCTAGTTCCTGAGACGAATGGTATGGGCACCATGGGTCATTATCACAACACAGTTCAGCCATATGAACCAAATTCAAAGCAGTAg